One Trichoplusia ni isolate ovarian cell line Hi5 chromosome 6, tn1, whole genome shotgun sequence DNA segment encodes these proteins:
- the LOC113494788 gene encoding nucleolar protein 56: protein MSKLYVLYEHSAGYALFRVAEFEELAAFLPQVEESVTDLQRFNSVVTLNGFQPFKSAVVALENINAVSEGILPEDLNLFLEGALPKRKKRGKCTLGVLDPKLGAAISEALEIQCSHTGAVPEILRGIRHHFHALIKGLTLKACSVAQLGLGHSYSRARVKFNVHRVDNMIIQSIALLDQLDKDINTFSMRIREWYSYHFPELINIVPENPLYTRCAEYIKDRKTLSEESVEPLTEILGDSEKAQAIIDASKMSMGMDISPVDLINIQMFAGRVVGLSNYRKQIAEYLHTKMQSVAPNLTTLVGDQVGARLISKAGSLTSLAKYPASTLQILGAEKALFRALKTRSNTPKYGLLYHSTFIGRAGLKNKGRISRYLANKCSIASRIDCFSEIQSSVFGEKLRQQVEDRLKFYETGDIPKKNIEVMQEALEELQQSVDAVDGSAKKKKKKKKKEQEVAMDED, encoded by the exons ATG AGTAAGTTATACGTGTTATATGAGCACAGCGCGGGCTACGCGTTGTTCCGTGTGGCAGAGTTTGAAGAACTTGCAGCGTTTTTGCCTCAAGTTGAAGAGTCAGTGACAGATTTACAGCGTTTTAACTCAGTTGTGACGCTCAATGGATTCCAACCCTTTAAATCAGCAGTTGTTGCCTTGGAAAATATCAATGCGGTGTCTGAAG GTATATTACCAGAAGACTTGAACCTCTTCCTGGAAGGTGCTCTCCCGAAGCGCAAGAAGCGCGGGAAGTGCACCCTCGGTGTTCTGGACCCCAAGCTTGGTGCTGCCATCAGCGAGGCTCTGGAGATCCAGTGCTCTCACACCGGTGCAGTCCCTGAGATCCTGAGAG GTATTCGCCATCACTTCCATGCTTTAATCAAAGGCTTGACCCTGAAAGCATGCAGTGTCGCGCAGCTGGGTCTCGGCCACTCGTACTCCCGAGCCCGCGTGAAGTTCAACGTGCATCGAGTGGACAACATGATCATACAGTCTATTGCTTTACTGGACCAACTGGATAAGGATATCAACACATTTTCTATGCGGATCAG AGAATGGTACTCATACCACTTCCCGGAGCTGATCAACATTGTGCCAGAGAATCCCCTCTACACAAGATGTGCAGAATACATCAAGGACCGGAAGACACTAAGCGAGGAGTCCGTAGAGCCTCTCACAGAGATCCTGGGTGACTCAGAGAAGGCCCAGGCTATTATAGATGCCTCCAAGATGTCAATGGGCATGGATATATCGCCAGTTGACCTTATTAATATACAGATGTTTGCTGGCAGAGTTGTTGGACTCAGTAATTATAG AAAGCAAATAGCAGAATACCTGCACACTAAGATGCAGTCTGTAGCGCCGAACCTCACGACGCTGGTGGGAGACCAGGTTGGTGCCAGGCTCATCTCCAAGGCTGGCTCCCTCACCAGCCTCGCCAAGTACCCAGCATCTACTCTCCAGATATTAG GTGCCGAGAAAGCTCTATTCCGCGCCTTGAAGACTCGCTCGAACACTCCTAAGTACGGTCTGCTGTACCACTCCACGTTCATCGGGCGCGCGGGGCTCAAGAACAAGGGCCGCATCAGTCGCTACCTCGCCAACAAGTGCTCCATCGCGTCCAGGATCGATTGTTTCTCTG AAATCCAATCATCGGTATTCGGCGAGAAACTACGTCAGCAAGTAGAAGACCGTCTGAAGTTCTATGAAACTGGTGACATTCCTAAAAAGAATATAGAGGTCATGCAGGAAGCTCTAGAAGAACTCCAGCAGTCTGTGGACGCTGTTGACGGAAGTgctaagaagaagaaaaagaagaagaagaaggagCAAGAAGTAGCTATGGACGAAGATTAG
- the LOC113494787 gene encoding uncharacterized protein LOC113494787, translating to MATLVAQRDLVVAFKKETILNVGILSKLQPMPSDLYRQLFNENALEKPTQNLFNHLSYYLVSIIDNQVSNSLPWPLYDTKTERTYRNELSVFISDYSSKGLLSPVMSSYLVNPGCYKVTMLIFQLSYLATQKVLVTKMKKDTQKRLYNDMTEKYKSQDKDFIDQIEKETVIMTSKFSHYLCKREVMEKIAELFRNKITEMEEKLKSLKAQEYIDSLVDGFLKTHTVDDNTKAEIENIKNVNKSSEFFEVWLDDTDNRITAMEIEWDNRVTPLLKLCQETQNNSEMLIARQTGETERSMFTLEYNPKSDNLCTKDLQGQVNTEQKYILKNVIKDDKLIFPNLVRAFLISISFILKNTEIGDEIYKFNEYLDGGRRNLTEIVSSMRMLLNRVMNAEARIQPTQPSFSQSVSLKEFVDIPPLPDLSDLKMGKDLQSQIIFDTFTPLNVSKHQLNLRRRANGSFARPQTRSMLIAPFYQGPRDDFAKSFISCRISSYDRPNATQNFNLSVISQANLRNETIAECSSGFTKQQILRLLSTKKSSSSKKFKYKTERPDISIKKGGLFNESQASTDSNNLFRSHSSPNLFEHREKKSKIPIPRKLSVMQEDCPLLEVSGISALDRDNSYGTPEGVLPLQSSRKLFDASSLPLISITPEPEKCSEKEVLNNDSNKVFADINLPKLQENIIENEERKTETPKTNTNLIRKTSSLEKIINKFKKVRARVLTTDETEFKTIEEQKENFDMLNVEVFSANRILLPDLLSPNCSVLPKKSMDHFDDLDDVPCRKPRESLGTALGVDHTFLDQFDLLD from the exons ATGGCTACATTAGTGGCTCAAAGGGACCTTGTTGTGGCTTTCAAAAAGGAAACAATTTTGAATGTTGGGATACTGAGCAAGCTGCAGCCGATGCCATCGGACCTTTACAGACAATTATTTAACGAAAATGCTTTAGAAAAGCCTACGCAGAACCTATTTAATCACCTTTCTTACTATTTAGTATCAATAATCGATAATCAAGTATCGAACTCACTACCATGGCCTTTATACGATACGAAAACAGAGAGGACCTACAGGAACGAGCTGTCCGTGTTCATCAGCGACTACAGCAGCAAGGGTTTGCTGTCACCTGTAATGTCTTCCTACCTGGTGAACCCTGGATGCTATAAAGTTACGATGCTTATTTTCCAACTATCGTATCTTGCTACGCAGAAGGTATTAGTGACCAAAATGAAGAAGGACACTCAAAAGAGGCTGTATAATGACATGACGGAAAAATACAAGTCACAAGACAAGGATTTTATTGatcaaatagaaaaagaaacggTTATCATGACAAGTAAGTTCTCTCACTACTTATGTAAGCGAGAAGTCATGGAGAAGATTGCGGAGCTGTTCCGTAACAAGATAACGGAAATGGAGGAAAAGTTAAAATCATTAAAGGCACAGGAATACATTGACAGCTTGGTAGATGGGTTTCTAAAAACACATACCGTAGATGATAATACAAAAGcagaaattgaaaatatcaagAATGTAAACAAGTCCTCAGAATTCTTTGAAGTATGGTTAGATGACACTGATAATAGAATTACTGCAATGGAAATTGAATGGGATAACCGTGTAACACCTTTACTAAAACTATGTCAGGAAACTCAAAATAATTCTGAAATGCTAATAGCAAGGCAGACTGGGGAAACCGAAAGGAGCATGTTTACGCTAGAATACAATCCGAAATCAGACAATTTATGTACGAAGGACTTGCAGGGCCAAGTTAACacggaacaaaaatatatcCTTAAGAATGTAATTAAAGATGATAAACTAATTTTCCCAAATCTTGTGAGGGCTTTTCTCATATCAATAAGTTTCATACTGAAGAATACGGAGATAGGTGACGAAATATACaaattcaatgaatatttagATGGTGGGAGGAGGAATTTGACAGAAATAGTTTCATCAATGAGGATGCTGTTGAATAGAGTTATGAATGCAGAAGCAAGAATACAG CCAACTCAACCATCATTCAGCCAGTCAGTATCTCTTAAGGAGTTTGTCGATATCCCACCATTGCCAGATCTATCTGACCTCAAAATGGGCAAAGACCTACAATCGCAGATCATATTTGACACATTCACACCACTAAATGTATCTAAACACCAACTTAACTTACGTAGAAGAGCAAACGGTAGTTTTGCAAGACCGCAAACAAGATCCATGCTTATTGCTCCATTCTATCAAGGACCGAGAGATGACTTTGCCAAGAGCTTCATATCATGCCGCATCAGTTCCTATGACCGTCCGAATGCAacacaaaactttaatttatctgTAATATCTCAAGCTAATTTACGAAACGAGACCATAGCAGAATGCTCGTCAGGTTTCACGAAACAGCAGATTTTAAGGTTGCTGTCAACAAAGAAGTCCAGTAGttccaaaaagtttaaatataagacTGAAAGGCCAGACATATCTATCAAGAAAGGAGGTTTGTTTAATGAGTCTCAAGCTTCAACTGACAGCAACAATCTGTTCAGGAGTCATTCCTCACCAAATCTATTTGAACATAGAGAAAAGAAATCAAAGATACCTATTCCAAGAAAACTGTCAGTGATGCAAGAAGACTGTCCTCTTCTAGAAGTTTCTGGAATCTCAGCACTGGATAGGGACAATAGTTATGGAACACCAGAGGGTGTTCTCCCGTTACAAAGCAGCAGAAAACTATTTGATGCAAGCAGTCTACCTCTCATATCGATAACGCCGGAACCAGAAAAGTGTTCAGAAAAAGAAGTGTTAAACAATGATTCAAATAAAGTCTTTGCAGACATAAACTTGCCGAAACTGCAAGAAAATATCATTGAAAACGAAGAACGTAAGACTGAAACTCCAAAAACGAATACTAATTTAATTCGAAAAACTAGTTCCTtagagaaaattataaataagtttaagaaAGTCAGAGCAAGAGTGTTGACAACTGACGAAACAgaatttaaaactattgaaGAACAGAAAGAAAATTTCGACATGTTAAACGTCGAAGTGTTTTCTGCAAACAGGATCTTATTGCCGGACTTATTAAGTCCAAATTGCAGTGTGCTGCCTAAGAAGAGTATGGACCATTTCGATGATTTAGATGATGTACCTTGCAGGAAACCGCGGGAAAGTCTTGGGACTGCTTTAGGAGTGGACCATACGTTTTTGGACCAGTTTGATTTGTTGGACTGA